In one window of Tenacibaculum mesophilum DNA:
- the crcB gene encoding fluoride efflux transporter CrcB gives MKQLLLVFIGGGAGSVLRYIIGKALNSSQTGIPYGTFVANILGSLLIGIILGLATKNETITQNHTLLLATGFCGGFTTFSTFAYENHIFLKSGDFASFALYTVTSFIIGFLAVFAGIYLVNYFWTNSQTI, from the coding sequence GTGAAACAGTTATTATTAGTTTTTATAGGTGGTGGAGCAGGAAGCGTTTTACGATATATTATCGGAAAAGCTCTAAACAGCTCTCAAACAGGAATTCCGTACGGAACTTTTGTTGCTAACATTCTTGGTAGTTTACTTATTGGAATTATTTTAGGACTTGCTACTAAAAACGAAACCATAACACAAAACCACACTTTATTATTAGCTACTGGTTTCTGTGGCGGATTTACAACTTTTTCAACCTTTGCCTATGAAAATCATATCTTTCTAAAATCTGGAGATTTCGCCTCTTTTGCGCTATATACTGTTACTAGCTTTATCATCGGATTTTTAGCTGTTTTCGCAGGAATTTACTTAGTAAATTATTTTTGGACGAATTCACAAACTATTTAA
- the cdaA gene encoding diadenylate cyclase CdaA, with amino-acid sequence MNLDFINFSFLDVLDIFLVAVLLFYIYKLLKGTVAINIVIGIAFIFLIWKVTQALHMEMLSGILGYLLSGGVIALIIVFQQEIRKFLLMIGTTNFSTKKGFLNQLKFLKTEIHSETDVETILTACVNLSKTKTGALLVIEKTNNLDFLINTGDKMNALVNEAIIESIFYKNSPLHDGATVIRDNYIVATRVILPISSSTKIPSRFGLRHRAAIGVSEKTDALCLLVSEETGELSYIKDGEFVLYKSLEELRKKLEKDVMA; translated from the coding sequence ATGAATTTAGATTTCATCAACTTTTCGTTTCTTGATGTGTTAGATATTTTTTTGGTAGCTGTGTTGCTTTTCTATATCTATAAGTTGTTAAAAGGAACCGTAGCGATTAACATTGTAATAGGAATTGCATTTATATTTTTAATATGGAAAGTTACTCAAGCCTTGCACATGGAGATGTTAAGTGGTATTTTAGGTTATTTACTTTCTGGTGGTGTTATAGCATTGATTATTGTGTTTCAACAAGAAATTCGTAAGTTTTTATTAATGATAGGAACTACTAACTTTTCTACTAAAAAGGGGTTTTTAAATCAGTTGAAGTTTCTAAAAACTGAAATTCATTCTGAAACAGATGTTGAAACTATTTTAACAGCTTGTGTTAACTTGTCAAAAACTAAAACAGGGGCATTATTAGTCATTGAAAAAACAAATAACCTTGATTTTTTAATTAATACGGGAGATAAAATGAATGCTTTGGTGAATGAAGCAATTATAGAGAGTATTTTTTATAAAAATAGCCCGTTACATGATGGAGCAACAGTTATTCGCGATAATTATATTGTAGCTACTCGAGTAATACTACCTATTTCTAGTAGTACTAAAATACCTTCTAGGTTTGGGTTACGCCATAGAGCAGCTATTGGGGTTAGTGAGAAAACAGATGCCCTTTGTTTATTGGTTTCAGAAGAAACAGGTGAGCTTTCTTATATAAAAGATGGTGAATTTGTGTTGTATAAGTCGCTGGAAGAACTTCGTAAAAAATTAGAAAAAGATGTCATGGCATAA
- a CDS encoding crotonase/enoyl-CoA hydratase family protein → MSELIQYKSEENYVIITITNGKANAISHEVIDALNTSFDKAEKEEKPVILTGQPGIFSAGYDLKSMTQSPESALELVTKGSNLSHRMLSFPYPIIAACSGHAVAKGAFLLLSVDYRLGIEGDFKIGLNEVLIGMTMHNAGIEIAKARLTPVYFERSVSCSEIYNPQDAITAGFLDKIVPQEHLLPTAIKVASMFSKLNKKAHKETKLKVRKPYLDSLIKAIKQDSEEGLTPPSK, encoded by the coding sequence ATGAGTGAACTTATACAATACAAATCAGAAGAAAACTATGTAATCATCACTATTACTAACGGAAAAGCTAATGCTATTTCTCATGAAGTGATTGATGCTTTAAACACCTCTTTTGACAAAGCTGAAAAAGAAGAAAAACCAGTAATACTAACAGGACAACCAGGAATATTCTCTGCTGGTTACGACTTAAAAAGCATGACTCAATCTCCTGAATCAGCTTTAGAATTAGTTACCAAAGGCTCTAATTTATCGCATAGAATGTTGTCTTTTCCTTACCCTATAATTGCAGCTTGTTCTGGACATGCAGTAGCTAAAGGAGCTTTTTTACTCCTATCTGTTGATTACAGACTGGGAATTGAAGGTGATTTTAAAATTGGATTAAACGAAGTTTTAATCGGTATGACCATGCACAATGCCGGTATTGAAATAGCTAAAGCACGTTTAACCCCTGTTTATTTTGAAAGAAGTGTTAGTTGCTCTGAAATTTACAATCCACAAGATGCTATTACCGCTGGTTTTTTAGATAAAATTGTTCCTCAAGAACATCTATTACCTACTGCAATCAAAGTAGCTTCAATGTTTTCTAAACTAAACAAGAAAGCTCATAAAGAAACTAAACTCAAGGTAAGAAAACCATATTTGGATTCGTTAATAAAAGCAATTAAACAAGACAGTGAAGAAGGTTTAACACCTCCTTCAAAATAA
- the folP gene encoding dihydropteroate synthase, which translates to MTINCKGTLVDLTKPKVMGILNVTPDSFFDGGKYKNERDILVQAEKMLSEGATFIDVGAYSSRPGAKHISEEEELQRMLPVVELLVKNFPEIIFSVDSFRSRVVEESINAGAGIINDISGGKMDVKMFDTVAKLQVPYIMMHMQGTPQNMQQNPQYENVVTEVVSFFAEQLFKLRQLKVNDVIIDVGFGFGKTLNQNYELLKRLSMFKSLDVPILTGVSRKSMLYKLLGITSQEALNATTVANTIALLNGTHILRVHDVKEAVEAVKIVEQL; encoded by the coding sequence ATGACAATTAATTGTAAAGGAACCTTGGTGGATTTAACTAAGCCTAAGGTTATGGGGATTTTAAATGTTACTCCTGATTCTTTTTTTGATGGAGGAAAGTATAAAAATGAACGAGATATCCTTGTACAGGCAGAAAAGATGTTGAGTGAAGGGGCTACGTTTATTGATGTAGGTGCATATTCTTCAAGACCAGGAGCAAAGCATATTTCGGAAGAAGAGGAACTACAAAGAATGCTTCCTGTGGTGGAGTTGTTGGTTAAAAATTTTCCTGAAATTATTTTTTCGGTAGACTCATTTAGAAGTAGAGTAGTGGAAGAGTCGATAAATGCAGGTGCTGGAATTATAAATGATATTTCTGGTGGAAAGATGGATGTGAAAATGTTTGATACAGTGGCAAAATTACAAGTTCCATATATTATGATGCATATGCAGGGAACACCGCAAAATATGCAACAAAATCCTCAATATGAAAATGTGGTTACAGAAGTGGTTTCTTTTTTTGCAGAACAGCTTTTTAAATTGCGTCAGCTAAAGGTGAATGATGTAATTATAGATGTTGGTTTTGGTTTTGGTAAAACACTTAATCAAAACTATGAGTTGCTTAAAAGGTTATCAATGTTTAAAAGTTTAGATGTTCCTATTTTAACTGGGGTTTCTAGAAAATCTATGTTATATAAATTGTTAGGAATTACATCGCAAGAAGCTCTAAATGCTACTACTGTAGCAAATACAATTGCTTTGCTAAACGGAACCCATATTTTAAGGGTGCACGATGTAAAAGAAGCAGTTGAGGCGGTTAAAATTGTGGAACAGTTGTAA
- a CDS encoding BT_3928 family protein — translation MILKMLTHISRVLVGLLFIYSGFVKLIDPIGSQYKFEEYFGADVLNLEFLIPFALPFSILLIVTELVLGIMLLVGYKPKLTVWSLFGLNLVFLFLTWYSYTYNKVTDCGCFGDALKLTPKETFYKNVVFMIFIVILIIGVKHIKPLVSNKFASLTTFSSVFLSLIITYYVLQHLPIIDFRAYSIGTDIAKGMEYPEDSDELPPIHDFMIETDEGDKLEEMLAKEKAMLVIMSNLKKTEKEGIADVSKIAKQASEQGYEIYVLTASYIEDLAATQKEYGLPYTFGFCDETALKTVIRANPGIVTVKKGIISGKWNWTDADDVEL, via the coding sequence ATGATTTTAAAAATGCTAACTCATATTTCAAGAGTACTTGTAGGACTTCTTTTTATTTACTCTGGATTTGTAAAATTGATAGATCCAATCGGATCTCAATATAAATTTGAAGAATATTTTGGCGCCGATGTATTAAATTTAGAATTCTTAATTCCTTTCGCTTTACCTTTTTCAATTCTTTTAATTGTTACCGAATTGGTTTTAGGTATTATGCTTTTAGTAGGTTACAAACCTAAACTTACTGTTTGGAGCTTATTTGGTTTAAACCTAGTTTTCTTATTTTTAACTTGGTACTCTTATACCTACAACAAAGTTACAGATTGTGGATGTTTTGGTGACGCTTTAAAACTTACACCTAAAGAAACATTTTACAAGAATGTTGTTTTTATGATTTTTATTGTGATTCTTATTATTGGAGTTAAACACATTAAACCTTTAGTTTCAAATAAATTTGCTTCTTTAACAACCTTTAGCTCTGTTTTTCTATCATTAATTATAACTTATTATGTTTTACAACATTTACCAATTATTGATTTTAGAGCTTATTCTATAGGTACAGATATTGCCAAAGGAATGGAATACCCAGAAGATAGCGACGAACTTCCTCCTATACATGATTTCATGATAGAGACAGACGAAGGAGATAAGTTAGAAGAAATGCTTGCAAAAGAAAAAGCAATGCTTGTTATTATGTCTAATTTAAAGAAAACAGAAAAAGAAGGTATCGCTGATGTTTCTAAGATTGCAAAACAAGCTAGCGAACAAGGTTATGAAATTTATGTATTAACCGCTTCTTACATTGAAGATTTAGCTGCTACCCAAAAAGAATATGGCCTTCCTTACACCTTTGGTTTTTGTGATGAAACTGCTCTAAAAACCGTAATCAGAGCTAACCCTGGTATTGTTACTGTAAAAAAGGGAATCATTTCAGGAAAATGGAATTGGACAGATGCTGACGATGTAGAACTATAA
- a CDS encoding ABC transporter ATP-binding protein, protein MSKTTGKAFDIKIFARLMSFAKKYRIRFIIAALSTILLAGFAVLTPVILMAAIDDFITNKDFSRLLYFTIAMIVVLLIQVFFQFSFIYYANWVGQHIIRDIRAITFRKILQFKMGYFDNSSVGKLVTRVVSDIETIANFFTQGVFMIVSDVLKMIVVIVVMLYTNWKLAIIALATLPVLIYATKLFQIAIKSTFQDVRNQVANLNSFVQERVTGMKIVQLFNREKIEYKNFIDINNKHKKAHVKTVWYYSIFFPIAEILSSIAIGLIVWYGGLQVVENKAASVGAIIGFIKMAQMLFRPLRQIADKFNQLQMGIVAGERVFNIIDTESSIDKNGSIIANNIQGAINFKDVKFSYIKGEEILKGINFSVKKGQTVAIVGATGAGKSTIINLINRFYEIDSGEISIDNIPVQDYKITSLRQKIAVVLQDVFLFSDSILNNITLKNDKISLKEVQTAAKQIGIHEFIMSLPNNYYYNVKERGGMLSSGQRQLIAFLRAYVSKPSILILDEATSSVDAHAEQMIQYATDEITKNRTSIVIAHRLATIKKADMIIVMDKGSIVEKGNHIELLKKHDGYYKNLYEKQFNNETVV, encoded by the coding sequence TTATAATTGCAGCATTATCTACTATTTTACTAGCAGGATTTGCTGTGCTAACCCCTGTCATTTTAATGGCAGCCATAGATGACTTTATTACAAACAAAGATTTTTCTAGACTATTGTATTTCACAATAGCCATGATTGTGGTTTTATTAATTCAAGTCTTTTTCCAATTTAGTTTTATTTACTACGCTAACTGGGTTGGACAACATATTATTAGAGACATAAGAGCTATCACTTTTAGAAAAATACTCCAATTTAAAATGGGATATTTTGACAACTCTTCAGTAGGTAAATTAGTAACTCGTGTTGTTTCTGATATAGAAACTATTGCTAATTTTTTTACACAAGGTGTTTTTATGATCGTTAGCGATGTTTTGAAAATGATTGTGGTAATAGTCGTAATGCTATATACCAATTGGAAACTAGCAATAATAGCACTTGCAACCTTACCTGTTTTAATTTATGCTACTAAATTATTTCAAATAGCCATAAAATCTACTTTTCAAGATGTAAGAAACCAAGTAGCAAACCTAAACAGCTTTGTTCAGGAAAGAGTTACGGGAATGAAAATAGTTCAGCTTTTTAATAGAGAAAAGATAGAGTATAAAAACTTTATTGATATTAATAACAAACATAAAAAAGCACATGTTAAAACAGTTTGGTATTATTCTATTTTTTTTCCTATCGCAGAGATTTTATCTTCAATTGCAATAGGTTTAATTGTTTGGTATGGTGGTTTACAAGTAGTTGAAAACAAAGCTGCAAGTGTTGGTGCCATTATTGGTTTTATAAAAATGGCTCAAATGCTTTTTAGACCCTTAAGACAAATAGCTGACAAATTTAATCAGTTACAAATGGGGATTGTTGCTGGTGAACGTGTTTTTAACATAATAGACACAGAGAGCTCTATAGATAAGAATGGATCAATTATTGCTAACAACATACAAGGAGCTATTAACTTTAAAGATGTAAAATTTAGCTATATAAAAGGGGAAGAAATTTTAAAAGGTATTAATTTTAGTGTTAAAAAAGGACAAACCGTTGCCATTGTTGGGGCTACAGGAGCCGGAAAATCAACTATAATTAATCTTATAAATCGTTTTTACGAAATAGATAGTGGTGAAATATCTATTGACAATATTCCTGTTCAAGATTACAAAATAACTTCTTTACGTCAAAAAATAGCTGTGGTATTACAAGATGTTTTTTTATTTTCTGATAGTATTTTAAACAACATCACTCTTAAAAATGATAAAATTTCTCTCAAAGAAGTACAAACTGCCGCTAAACAAATAGGAATTCATGAATTTATTATGAGTCTTCCTAACAATTACTATTATAATGTAAAAGAACGTGGTGGTATGTTATCATCTGGTCAACGCCAATTAATTGCTTTCTTACGAGCATATGTTAGTAAACCTAGTATTTTAATTTTAGACGAAGCTACTTCTTCAGTTGATGCACATGCAGAACAAATGATTCAATATGCTACGGATGAAATTACAAAAAATAGAACTTCTATTGTAATTGCTCATCGTTTAGCAACTATTAAAAAGGCTGATATGATTATAGTTATGGACAAAGGATCCATAGTCGAAAAAGGAAATCACATAGAGTTATTAAAAAAACACGACGGCTATTATAAGAATTTGTACGAAAAACAGTTTAATAATGAAACGGTAGTGTAA
- a CDS encoding DUF1684 domain-containing protein, with protein MRKLLFLIFVVLIFSCNSQGKRSVLGDSNFQKEMNAKFKDASRSPLTKKGLKKFKGLDFFPIDKKYTVKANLEKTFNTPITNFPTTTNRLVMYRKYGVLSFSIDGEDFKLTIYQDVNPTPEYANHLFLPFLDKTNGKTSYKGGRFIDIYTTDIQEDGTIEVDFNKAYNPYCAYSDRYSCPITPSDNYLNTEIKAGVMAYKKPK; from the coding sequence ATGAGAAAGTTATTATTCTTAATTTTTGTTGTTTTAATATTTTCTTGTAACAGTCAAGGAAAAAGAAGTGTTTTAGGAGATTCTAATTTTCAAAAGGAAATGAATGCTAAGTTTAAAGATGCTTCAAGATCTCCGCTTACAAAAAAAGGGTTAAAGAAATTTAAAGGCTTAGATTTTTTCCCTATTGATAAAAAGTACACTGTAAAAGCTAACTTAGAAAAGACGTTTAATACTCCTATTACTAATTTTCCTACAACAACAAACAGGTTGGTAATGTATAGAAAATATGGAGTTTTATCTTTTTCTATTGATGGAGAAGACTTTAAACTTACTATTTATCAAGATGTAAATCCTACTCCTGAGTATGCAAATCATTTGTTTTTACCTTTTTTAGATAAAACAAATGGAAAAACATCGTATAAAGGTGGTCGTTTTATAGATATTTATACGACCGATATACAGGAAGATGGAACTATAGAGGTAGATTTTAATAAAGCTTACAATCCTTACTGCGCTTACAGTGATAGGTATTCTTGTCCAATTACGCCAAGTGATAATTACCTAAATACAGAAATTAAAGCAGGGGTAATGGCATATAAAAAACCAAAATAA
- a CDS encoding DUF1599 domain-containing protein: MQDTSKQYDAVVEECKSLFIKKMSDYGSAWRILRLPSLTDQIFIKAQRIRQLQENTERKVDEGEKSEFIGIINYSVMALIQIELGIVEQPDLTTEEATTLYDKHIKITKELMENKNHDYGEAWRDMRVSSLTDLILQKLLRVKQIENNQGKTLVSEGIDANYQDMINYAIFAMIHLSESDN; this comes from the coding sequence ATGCAAGATACCTCAAAACAGTATGATGCTGTAGTTGAAGAATGTAAAAGTTTATTTATAAAAAAAATGAGCGATTATGGTAGTGCTTGGAGGATTTTAAGACTTCCATCATTAACCGATCAAATATTTATCAAAGCTCAACGTATACGCCAATTACAAGAAAATACTGAGCGAAAAGTTGATGAAGGAGAAAAATCAGAATTTATAGGCATTATCAATTATTCGGTAATGGCATTAATTCAAATTGAGTTAGGTATTGTTGAGCAACCTGATTTAACTACCGAAGAGGCTACTACTTTATACGATAAACACATAAAAATCACCAAAGAGTTAATGGAAAACAAAAACCATGATTATGGTGAAGCTTGGAGAGACATGAGAGTTTCTTCGTTAACCGATTTAATTCTGCAAAAACTACTTCGTGTAAAACAAATTGAAAACAATCAAGGCAAAACTTTAGTTTCTGAAGGAATTGATGCTAATTATCAAGATATGATTAATTATGCTATTTTTGCCATGATTCACCTTTCTGAATCAGATAATTAA